The genome window AATTTCATAAAAAGACTGTTCAGGTTCAATAACTTCAAAATCATCATAAATAGGAGTTGGTTTTGGCATAGGGCTGGTTGGGTCCCTTGCAGGATTTGGAACTTGCCTGTGAGGCACATTAGGATTTTGTCTGTATTGCGGTTGAGGATTTGGCCTATACTGCTGTTGACGAGGATCTTGTGACCTGTTTGGATTTTCCTTAGGTTTTAATACATCACGAATTGAGTCAACAAGGTCTGATAGCTCGTTTTTCGGTTTGTTACTGCTGTCTGTTTCTTCAAAGCCTAAACTTTTTTTAACGTCATCTAAAAAACTCATTCAAATTACTCCTCTAAATATTCAAAAATAGCATCTAATAATTTTGAAGCGCCATTTTTATAAACATCCTCTGCAGGCAGATTAAATGTATCTTCAAAGTATTCAGGACACATGTCTAAACTAGCATTTTTAAGATTAATTGACAATCCAACAACTTTGGTCGGTTCAACAGCTTCAATAGCTCTAATTTCCTCTTCAATACCCCTAGGTTCTCTGTAAGGGTGGTTTGGTCTATGACCTACAATAACTGCATCAGGAGATGCACCTATTAAAATAGCGGCTGACAGACCTCTTGGATGAGGATTTCCGATTTCAGTTAAACTAGATTGTCCTTCAATAAAAATAATATCAGGTTTTTTTGTTTCTTCAACATATTTGATAGCAGACAGGACTGCAGACGGAACATCCATAGCAGATAAACTTCCTGCCCTAAAGTTAAAATCAGTTGGTTCTTCCAATCCCATTTCATCAGTGGAAATTATAGCAGGATTTAATCCTCTTTCGGCACTTGCCAAACCTAACATTTTAGTGGTTGTTCTTTTTCCACATTCCTGAGATGTTCCTCCAACAAAAATTACAGGTGCTTTAGGAGTATAGGATATTTTAGGTAAAACTTCACATGATTTTTTAGGGGCAACACCCGCAATTTTTTCAACTACATCAAGTCTTGGACTAATCTCTTTAATAACAACATTTTTGGAATCAGCAAATTTCTTTAAAGACAAGTTTTCGGAAATGGACAATGATCTAAAAGAAGTGACAACATTCAAACCTGCATCAATAGCCTGAACAGCATATTTTAGTGCAACACCTTCTGCACCAATAGGCAACATTATAACAAGTGATTTGGCCTCAGGAGCATCTTTTAAACATTCTTCAAGACTGCTTGATATTATTTGGCCACAATATTGTTTTCCCTGTTTTCTGACATCATCATCAATAAATCCTACTGCTTCAATGCCATCAAGATTGGCGAATTTCTCTCCGCCTCCTCCACATCCAACGACAATGAATGGATTTAAATTTTGAATATCTTTTACTGATTTTACTGAATACAAAAACTTCACCCCTATCCTATAATTTATAACTTATAACTAATCATGTAGTTTATCATAATAATTTTTAAAAAATAATTTTAAAAAAATTGTTATTATAATTAATTATAATTTTCCACCTTTATAAAGTATAATGTTTTTTAAGGAAAAATTACATATATTATAAATAATATTAAAAAACTTTTTAGGAGACACTAACATGAGAAAACCTTATGTTATATTAATTGGAAGCGCATCAGGAATTGGAAAATCAACAATTGCTGCAGAACTGGCCAAATCACTCGATATTAAGCATTTAATTGAAAGTGACTTTATAAGAGCTGTAGTGAGGGGCATAATTGGTAAAGAATATGCGCCAGCATTGCACAGTTCCTCCTATGATGCATATAAACATATTAGAAACAAGAACAGATATGCAAGTTATGATGAATTGGTTGCAGCCGGATTCGATGACCATGCATCATACGTGATACCTGGACTTGAAAAGATTATCCAAAGGGCAATAACAGATTATGACGATATTGTAATTGAGGGCGTACATTTAGTGCCGGGATTGATTGACATTGACCAGTTCAAAGAATTTGCAAACATTTATTTCTTTGTTTTAAGTTCCGATGAGGAATCCCACAAGGAAAGATTTGTAAAAAGAGCTGTTCAGATACATCGTGGTGGAAAACAACTGGATTTCTTTAAGGAAAATAGAATAATCCACGACCACCTATTGAGTCAGGCAGAGGCGAATAATGTGCATGTAATAAACACTGAAAGTGTTGAAAAAACCCTGGATAAAATATTATCAATTATCAACAGGTCCTGCACCACCGTAAACCTAATCAACAGTGTCGATGAACTTGAAGATGTAATCGACATAATCATCAACCAAAATGGCGGAAGTCTTGAAAAGATCACATATAACATCAAAGGATTTAAAGAACCTTTAATCAGGAATATTTCCGTTTCAGATGGGGAATCCGCAAATAACTTCATTAAGAATATTAACAATGATAAAAACAAAAAAGAATATTTAACCGAATTATATGAATTATCAGAATATAGAAAAACAACAATCTGTGCTTCCAATCAAGAAAAGTTAGATAAAATCGTAAACGAATTAACTGAAAAAGGATATGTTTTAAATGAATGATGAAACAATTAATGAAATGATTATCAAATGTCCCGCATGTGCCAAGGAAGGCGTTGCCAAATCCATCATGAAGGAAATAGAAATACCTCATTTCGGAAAAGTGATGGAAACTACCATCCAATGTCCGGCATGCGGATTCAAACACTCAGACATTATTGCTTTAGAGCAGAATGACCCTGCAAAATATGTTTTAGAGATTAATAAAAACACTTTATCTGTGAGAATTGTCAGATCACAATCAGCAACCGTCATGATTCCGGAAATTGGCGTTAAAGTTGAGCCTGGTCCAAAATCTGAAGGTTATATAACCAATGTGGAAGGCGTGCTTACCCGTTTTGAAAGTGCTGTTAAAAAAGCATTGAACTTGTTTGAGGATGAGGAATCTCAAAGAAACGGTAAGAAAACACTGAATGAAATTCTTGAGTTAAAAAAAGGAAACGGTACTGCCACATTAATAATACTTGATCCTTTCGGACAGAGTAATGTTGTAAGTGAAAGCGTTGAAATATTAGACATTCCTGAAGAGGAATTAAGCGAATTAAAAACAGGTTTTAGTCATATTGAAGATAATTAAAGGAAGAAAATCTATTCTTCTTCCTCTTCTTCATCATTTGCTGAGAAGTTGACGAATGTGTCCTCTTCAGCAACATCTTTTAATTTTAATGTTCTTTGTACATCCATAGCTAATGCATTACAATCTGCTTTAATAGCTTCTAAATGTAATAAAATTCTTTCTTTTTCTTGATTAATTCTTTCAATATTAGTGTATGGATAAACTGATTCTTTAAGCATTTCGTATTCGATGGTGGTGTATGGATATTCATTTAATTGTTTACATACGTTTTTTAACACTTCACCTAAGAATTTGTTCATTTCAACTTTTACCCTTTCCCTAATCATTTTGTCATCGTCAAGATTTTCTTTCATTAATCTTACAACTTCAGCTTTAGCAAAAGGTAATTTTTCTTCATCTTCATCAAAGTATTCTTCGGAAGTTTCTTCAATTTTTTCTTCTTCAGCCATAATTACACCTCTTTCGATTAGTTAATAATATTGAGCGAATCACATAATTTAGAGAAAAATCGCAATTACATCAATATCTACCTAATAGTTTATTGGAAGTTTTATATAAAGGTTTTGATTATTTTACAGAAACGGAGCATTATTTGACCAGTTATTACATCAACATATAAAATAATGATACGTCAAATTAATAATTTTAATACTTGGAAAATTTTGAAAAACCGTTTTAAAAAAATAAAAAATAGTAGCATAAATGCTACTTTAAATCATCTTTTCTTTGAAATACCGGAGCCTGAAAATATTACTGAAACCAGCAATGAAAGCAACAATAGTGCCAAAGGATTT of uncultured Methanobrevibacter sp. contains these proteins:
- the sepF gene encoding cell division protein SepF, producing MSFLDDVKKSLGFEETDSSNKPKNELSDLVDSIRDVLKPKENPNRSQDPRQQQYRPNPQPQYRQNPNVPHRQVPNPARDPTSPMPKPTPIYDDFEVIEPEQSFYEIVLIRPKTIDDINYIVDQVLEEKNPVIVDLSFLERESAPNFKLAGEKIKQMRARYGAQALLLSRSEEKNLIIISPKKVKVINKG
- a CDS encoding ZPR1 zinc finger domain-containing protein, which encodes MNDETINEMIIKCPACAKEGVAKSIMKEIEIPHFGKVMETTIQCPACGFKHSDIIALEQNDPAKYVLEINKNTLSVRIVRSQSATVMIPEIGVKVEPGPKSEGYITNVEGVLTRFESAVKKALNLFEDEESQRNGKKTLNEILELKKGNGTATLIILDPFGQSNVVSESVEILDIPEEELSELKTGFSHIEDN
- a CDS encoding 3H domain-containing protein translates to MRKPYVILIGSASGIGKSTIAAELAKSLDIKHLIESDFIRAVVRGIIGKEYAPALHSSSYDAYKHIRNKNRYASYDELVAAGFDDHASYVIPGLEKIIQRAITDYDDIVIEGVHLVPGLIDIDQFKEFANIYFFVLSSDEESHKERFVKRAVQIHRGGKQLDFFKENRIIHDHLLSQAEANNVHVINTESVEKTLDKILSIINRSCTTVNLINSVDELEDVIDIIINQNGGSLEKITYNIKGFKEPLIRNISVSDGESANNFIKNINNDKNKKEYLTELYELSEYRKTTICASNQEKLDKIVNELTEKGYVLNE
- a CDS encoding DUF1611 domain-containing protein, with product MYSVKSVKDIQNLNPFIVVGCGGGGEKFANLDGIEAVGFIDDDVRKQGKQYCGQIISSSLEECLKDAPEAKSLVIMLPIGAEGVALKYAVQAIDAGLNVVTSFRSLSISENLSLKKFADSKNVVIKEISPRLDVVEKIAGVAPKKSCEVLPKISYTPKAPVIFVGGTSQECGKRTTTKMLGLASAERGLNPAIISTDEMGLEEPTDFNFRAGSLSAMDVPSAVLSAIKYVEETKKPDIIFIEGQSSLTEIGNPHPRGLSAAILIGASPDAVIVGHRPNHPYREPRGIEEEIRAIEAVEPTKVVGLSINLKNASLDMCPEYFEDTFNLPAEDVYKNGASKLLDAIFEYLEE